Proteins from a single region of Caldanaerovirga acetigignens:
- the tsaA gene encoding tRNA (N6-threonylcarbamoyladenosine(37)-N6)-methyltransferase TrmO: protein MELMPIGKIHSPYRTVKEAPRQGRLSDDISEIEIYPKFCGGLEGIESASHLIVLYWCHLASRDTLQTRTPFGPEIRGVFACRSPSRPNPIAFCVAELLEVRENRLVVKGLDAVDGSPLIDIKPYSSDLDSISGACIGWFEKSKKEEK from the coding sequence ATGGAACTTATGCCCATTGGAAAGATTCACAGCCCGTACCGAACGGTGAAGGAAGCACCGCGCCAGGGGCGGCTTTCGGATGATATTTCGGAAATAGAAATTTATCCGAAATTTTGCGGCGGGTTAGAGGGTATAGAAAGTGCGTCTCATCTTATCGTTTTATACTGGTGTCACCTGGCATCGCGGGATACCCTTCAAACCAGAACGCCCTTTGGTCCCGAAATCCGAGGGGTTTTTGCCTGCCGCTCCCCATCCCGGCCCAATCCCATAGCATTTTGCGTGGCCGAGCTGCTGGAGGTCAGAGAAAACCGCCTGGTGGTAAAAGGTCTCGATGCTGTTGACGGCAGTCCTTTGATAGACATAAAGCCATATTCTTCTGATCTTGACAGCATTTCAGGGGCGTGCATCGGTTGGTTCGAAAAATCAAAAAAGGAGGAGAAATAA
- a CDS encoding methionine ABC transporter ATP-binding protein encodes MIRIRNLTKVYTSASGTVKALDGINLDIEKGDIFGIIGLSGAGKSTLLRCINLLEKPTSGSIEIDGVEMTGLSPKELKEMRKKIGMIFQHFNLLSSRTVWGNVAFPLEIAGFDRKTINEKVENLLNLVGLSDKAKSFPSQLSGGQKQRVGIARALACDPKVLLCDEATSALDPETTFSILKLLKDINEKLGITMVVVTHEMNVIKQICNKVAVIEKSRVVEQGTTFEIFSRPKTQTARNFLKSIFICEIPEELKVKIKALNGNLAEGRVVKIGFFGKITAKPILSEVVKKFGVNTNILYGNIDHIQGTPFGTLVVQFEGKNGTADRALSYLQYIGLDVEVVEIG; translated from the coding sequence TTGATTCGGATAAGGAATCTCACAAAGGTCTACACTTCGGCTTCGGGAACCGTCAAAGCGTTAGACGGCATAAATCTCGACATCGAAAAAGGAGACATTTTCGGAATAATAGGTTTAAGCGGCGCAGGGAAAAGCACCCTACTTCGGTGCATCAATTTGCTGGAAAAGCCCACATCAGGCTCTATAGAAATAGACGGCGTGGAGATGACCGGACTTTCCCCCAAAGAGCTTAAAGAGATGCGCAAGAAAATCGGCATGATTTTCCAGCACTTCAACCTGCTTTCCTCCCGGACCGTGTGGGGGAATGTGGCCTTTCCGCTGGAAATAGCCGGTTTTGACAGGAAAACCATAAACGAAAAGGTAGAAAATCTCTTGAATCTGGTTGGGCTTTCCGACAAGGCAAAGTCCTTCCCTTCGCAGCTTTCGGGAGGGCAAAAACAAAGAGTCGGCATCGCCCGGGCTCTTGCCTGCGACCCGAAAGTTCTGCTCTGCGATGAGGCGACTTCGGCACTGGACCCGGAAACCACCTTTTCAATCCTGAAACTTTTAAAAGACATCAACGAGAAGCTGGGCATCACCATGGTGGTCGTGACCCATGAGATGAACGTGATAAAGCAAATATGCAACAAAGTGGCAGTTATAGAAAAAAGCCGGGTGGTGGAGCAGGGGACGACTTTCGAAATATTTTCAAGGCCGAAAACTCAGACGGCTCGCAACTTTTTAAAATCTATTTTCATCTGCGAAATTCCCGAAGAGCTTAAAGTGAAAATAAAGGCCTTAAACGGAAACCTGGCAGAGGGCCGCGTGGTCAAAATAGGATTTTTCGGTAAAATTACTGCAAAGCCCATCCTCTCGGAGGTTGTGAAAAAATTCGGCGTGAACACCAATATCCTGTACGGAAACATAGACCACATCCAAGGTACTCCCTTTGGAACTTTGGTGGTGCAGTTCGAGGGGAAAAACGGGACGGCCGACAGGGCTCTTTCATACTTGCAATATATAGGCCTTGACGTGGAGGTGGTGGAAATTGGCTGA
- a CDS encoding FmdE family protein: protein MYLNKDDWKKCVEFHGHVCPGLAIGYRACEALREKLGAGFSKDEELVCVTENDACGVDAVQVLTGCTFGKGNLIYRGTGKMAFSFFKRDTGESIRIIYSPKENFEDRQKRLEHILISPLEDLFLFKKPNFPLPERARIFTTIICEMCGEGAPEHKIRLMDGKKVCLDCFGDYTRQMLFL, encoded by the coding sequence ATATACTTGAATAAGGATGACTGGAAGAAATGTGTAGAGTTTCACGGTCACGTCTGCCCAGGCCTTGCCATTGGGTACAGGGCCTGCGAGGCTTTGAGGGAAAAGCTAGGGGCAGGCTTTTCGAAAGACGAAGAACTGGTGTGCGTCACGGAAAACGACGCCTGCGGCGTCGACGCCGTGCAGGTACTTACCGGATGTACTTTTGGAAAGGGCAACCTGATATACAGGGGGACAGGCAAGATGGCTTTCAGCTTTTTCAAAAGGGATACGGGTGAGAGCATACGTATAATATATAGTCCAAAAGAAAATTTTGAGGACCGGCAAAAGAGGCTGGAGCACATTTTGATTTCCCCTCTTGAAGATTTATTCTTGTTTAAAAAACCAAATTTCCCCCTGCCAGAAAGGGCCAGGATCTTTACGACGATAATTTGCGAAATGTGCGGCGAAGGTGCGCCGGAACATAAAATACGTCTTATGGATGGCAAAAAGGTATGTCTCGACTGCTTCGGGGACTATACAAGGCAGATGTTATTTTTATAA
- a CDS encoding iron ABC transporter substrate-binding protein — protein MRMKAFKAMAMLFALLVPIIMISGCGAKTTKQEEAAAVQKTVVTDLAGRQVQVPVPANKVVAIGPGALRLVCYVKGVSKVVGVENVEKQWPSTGRPYILAYPELKDLPAIGPGGPNSTPDAEKLAKVQPDVIFVVSLVDRAQADELQAKTNIPVVVLSYGKVATFDEDVYKSLRLIGKIIGREERAQEVIDYMQKCQQDLHDRTKDIPADKKPRVYVGALGMKGAHGIESTQAKYPPFAAINARNVVDETGKTGSVMIDREKLLSWDPDIIFIDAGGLSLVLEDYKKNPRFYQSLRAVKTGQVYSLMPYNYYTTNIDTAIADAYFAGKVIFPEKFKDIDPAKKADEIYQFLLGKPLYEQMAKDYGGFRKLEFQNP, from the coding sequence ATGCGCATGAAAGCCTTTAAGGCAATGGCAATGCTGTTTGCCCTGCTTGTTCCCATTATTATGATTAGTGGGTGCGGTGCTAAAACAACTAAGCAGGAAGAAGCAGCGGCAGTGCAGAAAACTGTTGTTACCGACCTGGCCGGCCGGCAGGTACAAGTTCCCGTTCCGGCAAATAAGGTGGTGGCCATCGGCCCCGGTGCCCTGCGGCTGGTTTGCTATGTCAAAGGCGTCAGTAAGGTAGTAGGCGTGGAAAACGTAGAAAAACAGTGGCCCTCCACAGGCCGACCTTACATTTTAGCCTATCCTGAATTAAAAGATTTGCCCGCCATTGGTCCAGGAGGGCCCAATTCCACGCCGGATGCGGAAAAGCTTGCAAAGGTCCAACCTGACGTAATTTTTGTAGTCTCGCTGGTGGACAGGGCTCAGGCAGATGAACTGCAGGCTAAAACGAATATTCCGGTAGTGGTCTTAAGCTACGGCAAGGTTGCCACCTTTGACGAAGATGTTTATAAGTCCCTGAGGCTGATTGGAAAAATTATCGGCAGGGAGGAAAGAGCCCAGGAGGTTATTGATTACATGCAAAAATGCCAGCAGGACTTGCATGATAGGACAAAGGATATTCCTGCAGACAAAAAGCCCAGAGTTTACGTAGGGGCCTTGGGCATGAAGGGGGCGCACGGCATCGAGAGCACCCAGGCCAAATATCCGCCATTTGCAGCTATCAATGCCCGGAATGTGGTTGATGAAACGGGTAAAACAGGGAGTGTCATGATAGACAGGGAAAAACTCCTGAGCTGGGACCCCGATATCATTTTTATCGATGCAGGGGGGCTTTCCCTGGTGTTGGAAGATTACAAGAAAAACCCCCGGTTTTACCAGTCCCTGAGGGCGGTCAAAACAGGCCAGGTTTACAGTCTGATGCCCTATAATTACTACACCACGAACATCGACACCGCCATTGCTGACGCTTATTTTGCCGGAAAAGTGATTTTTCCCGAAAAATTTAAAGATATAGACCCGGCCAAAAAGGCCGATGAGATTTACCAGTTCCTTTTGGGCAAGCCTTTGTACGAACAGATGGCGAAAGATTACGGCGGATTTAGGAAGCTGGAATTTCAAAATCCTTAA
- a CDS encoding site-specific DNA-methyltransferase: protein MSNLGLALDSDERVFVRDKVHIVLGDALDWYDQWPSPTVIISDGPYGIAGFPGDPPTPDVLAEWYEPHIVAWSKAATPVTTLWFWNSEHGWANVHGVLQKYGWSFVNCHIWNKGISHIAGNSNTKTLRKYPVVTEVCVQYVRRAEFRVGHRVMTMQEWLRYEWERSGLPLSKANEAAGVKNAATRKYLTKDHLWYCPPPDVFERLVAYANQYGDPNGRPYFSLDGKRPLTAKEWANMRPKFYCEPGVTNVWDEPSVRGPERIKVPDRINKALHANQKPLKLTERIIRASSDPGDVVWAPFGGLCTEAIASHKLGRVHYSAEINPRYFKIAIERLKTYDRS, encoded by the coding sequence GTGAGCAACCTGGGTTTAGCTTTGGATAGTGATGAGCGGGTGTTTGTGCGAGATAAGGTTCATATTGTTCTTGGGGATGCGTTGGACTGGTATGACCAATGGCCTTCCCCAACTGTAATCATTTCAGATGGCCCTTATGGTATTGCGGGATTTCCCGGCGATCCGCCGACGCCTGATGTCTTAGCTGAATGGTATGAACCCCATATTGTAGCCTGGTCGAAGGCGGCTACTCCTGTGACCACCCTGTGGTTTTGGAATTCCGAACACGGATGGGCAAATGTTCACGGGGTGCTGCAAAAGTATGGATGGTCTTTTGTGAATTGTCATATTTGGAACAAAGGTATAAGCCATATAGCTGGCAACTCTAATACAAAAACGCTTCGCAAGTACCCTGTTGTTACTGAAGTATGTGTGCAGTATGTACGAAGGGCGGAATTCCGTGTGGGACATCGGGTTATGACCATGCAGGAATGGTTGCGCTATGAATGGGAACGTAGCGGTCTTCCCCTTTCAAAAGCCAATGAAGCAGCCGGGGTCAAGAATGCAGCCACAAGAAAGTATCTGACCAAAGATCACCTTTGGTATTGTCCACCGCCGGACGTTTTTGAGCGCCTTGTTGCCTACGCCAACCAGTACGGAGACCCGAACGGCCGTCCATATTTCTCGCTTGACGGGAAGCGTCCTCTTACCGCCAAAGAGTGGGCAAACATGCGCCCAAAGTTTTATTGCGAGCCAGGGGTTACGAATGTTTGGGATGAACCGTCTGTGCGCGGTCCTGAACGTATTAAGGTTCCTGATCGTATCAATAAGGCGTTACATGCTAATCAGAAGCCACTTAAGCTGACAGAACGGATTATTCGGGCTAGCTCTGATCCGGGAGATGTTGTCTGGGCACCATTTGGAGGGTTGTGTACGGAGGCCATTGCATCCCATAAGTTGGGCCGAGTCCATTACAGTGCTGAAATTAACCCTAGATACTTTAAAATTGCTATTGAAAGGTTGAAGACGTATGACAGGTCCTAG
- the argS gene encoding arginine--tRNA ligase codes for MKDVKAKIKGKIKEITIDALRKAIEEGAVNLSQIPEFTVEVPQAKEHGDFAVNVAMLAAREAKKPPREIANIIVERMEIAGSGVEKVEVAGPGFINFHLEPTWAHEVIRIILEEGENYGRIDLGKRKKVQVEFVSANPTGPMHIGNARGAALGDALASLLEMAGYDVTREFYINDAGNQIENFGLSLEARYLELLGYESQIPEGGYHGEDIKDHAREIIEKEGDRFLSVDPAERRAYFVEFALKRNVERMKKDLEDFGVHFDVWFSEKSLHESGKVKKTIELLTQRGYTYEKDGALWFKATEFGVPKDEVLIRQNGVPTYFAADIAYHKDKFDRGFEWVIDIWGADHHGHVPRVKGALAALGYDPDKLTIIIMQLVRLFRNGEIARMSKRTGRAVTLADLVEEVGKDAARFFFNMRGADTHLDFDLDLAVKQSEENPVYYVQYAHARIASIIRQAKEQDVKVPEGSDISPRETERLFSMLTHETEIELVKKLADFPETIKVAATTLSPYRIASYTLELSAAFHSFYNVCRVLTGDEDLTKARLMLVKAVKQVLQNAFKILGISAPERM; via the coding sequence ATGAAAGATGTTAAGGCCAAGATAAAGGGCAAGATAAAAGAAATTACGATAGATGCGCTGAGGAAAGCCATCGAAGAAGGGGCCGTCAACCTTTCCCAAATTCCCGAATTTACCGTCGAGGTGCCTCAGGCAAAAGAGCATGGAGACTTTGCAGTGAATGTGGCCATGCTTGCGGCAAGGGAGGCCAAAAAGCCTCCTAGGGAGATTGCGAACATAATAGTGGAGAGAATGGAAATCGCCGGTTCAGGCGTGGAAAAGGTGGAAGTGGCCGGGCCGGGTTTTATAAATTTTCACCTCGAGCCTACTTGGGCCCATGAGGTAATCCGAATTATCCTGGAGGAAGGAGAAAATTATGGGCGCATAGACCTCGGAAAAAGGAAAAAGGTGCAGGTGGAGTTTGTGAGTGCCAACCCCACGGGGCCGATGCATATAGGGAATGCCCGGGGTGCAGCCCTTGGGGATGCCCTGGCATCGCTGCTGGAAATGGCGGGATACGACGTTACCAGGGAGTTTTACATAAACGACGCCGGAAACCAAATAGAAAATTTTGGCCTTTCCCTGGAAGCGAGGTACCTTGAGCTTTTGGGCTATGAAAGCCAGATTCCCGAAGGGGGGTACCACGGCGAGGACATAAAAGACCACGCCAGGGAGATCATCGAAAAAGAAGGGGACCGATTCCTTTCGGTAGACCCCGCCGAAAGGAGGGCCTATTTTGTAGAGTTTGCTTTAAAGAGGAACGTCGAGAGGATGAAAAAGGACCTGGAAGACTTCGGGGTGCACTTCGACGTTTGGTTTTCGGAAAAAAGCCTGCACGAAAGCGGGAAGGTAAAAAAGACGATAGAGCTCCTCACCCAAAGGGGATATACTTACGAAAAGGACGGAGCCCTCTGGTTCAAGGCGACGGAATTCGGCGTTCCGAAAGATGAAGTTTTGATAAGGCAAAACGGAGTGCCGACCTATTTTGCCGCCGATATAGCCTACCACAAGGATAAATTCGACCGGGGCTTCGAATGGGTCATAGACATCTGGGGGGCCGACCACCACGGACACGTCCCCAGGGTAAAAGGGGCCCTGGCGGCCTTAGGATACGACCCGGATAAGCTCACCATAATTATAATGCAACTTGTGCGCCTTTTCAGGAACGGCGAGATTGCCCGCATGTCAAAGCGCACTGGCCGGGCGGTGACGCTCGCGGACCTGGTTGAAGAGGTGGGGAAAGACGCCGCGAGGTTTTTCTTCAACATGAGGGGGGCCGACACGCACCTGGACTTTGACCTGGACCTGGCGGTGAAGCAGTCGGAGGAAAACCCGGTTTACTACGTGCAGTATGCTCATGCCCGTATAGCCAGCATCATAAGGCAGGCAAAAGAGCAGGATGTAAAAGTGCCTGAGGGCAGTGACATTTCGCCACGTGAAACGGAAAGGCTTTTTTCGATGCTCACTCACGAAACCGAAATAGAGCTTGTAAAAAAACTTGCGGACTTTCCGGAGACCATAAAGGTTGCTGCCACCACCCTTTCCCCTTACCGCATTGCCAGTTATACCCTCGAACTTTCTGCGGCATTCCATTCTTTTTACAACGTCTGCCGCGTGCTGACCGGCGACGAAGACTTAACTAAAGCCCGGCTGATGCTGGTAAAAGCCGTAAAGCAGGTCTTGCAAAACGCCTTTAAGATTTTAGGGATTTCAGCCCCCGAGCGGATGTAA
- a CDS encoding helix-turn-helix domain-containing protein encodes MDIFMEYPWPGNVRELENAIEGALVVMDGDEIRPEHLPLQIRAYFLPKKGTILSDERLNLNEALEKVESELIKKAIRESEGNVTRAARMLGIPRQTLQYKLRKLKGDGITKN; translated from the coding sequence ATGGATATTTTCATGGAATACCCTTGGCCGGGAAACGTGAGGGAACTTGAAAATGCGATAGAAGGTGCGCTGGTGGTGATGGATGGAGACGAAATAAGGCCCGAACACCTTCCGCTGCAGATTAGAGCTTACTTTTTGCCGAAAAAAGGCACTATTTTGTCCGATGAGCGGCTCAATCTAAACGAAGCACTGGAAAAGGTGGAATCCGAGCTCATCAAAAAGGCCATCAGGGAATCGGAGGGCAACGTCACCAGGGCAGCGAGAATGCTCGGCATTCCGAGGCAGACCCTGCAGTATAAATTGAGAAAGCTAAAGGGTGATGGCATTACCAAGAATTAA
- a CDS encoding ABC transporter ATP-binding protein, whose product MMLVVDKVEFTYRSRPVLRDIRFEVNRGELFSILGNNGAGKSTLLKCLNRILKPQTGTILIEKEDLSTLNRREVARRLGYVAQRYESGRFTVFDAVLLGRKPHIKWSATPRDLKIVQDVLQVLGMEELSLRYLDELSGGELQKVVIARALAQEPRVLLLDEPTSNLDLKNQFEVLKIVKKAAKEQNIAVVVVMHDLNLAMRFADKFLLLKNGTIFACGGMEIMTPENIASVYGVQVTVERLAGIPVVVPL is encoded by the coding sequence ATGATGCTGGTGGTAGACAAAGTAGAATTCACCTACCGCAGTCGGCCCGTGCTAAGGGATATCAGATTTGAGGTCAATAGGGGTGAACTTTTTTCTATCCTGGGAAACAACGGAGCTGGCAAGTCTACTTTGCTCAAATGCCTGAACAGAATTTTAAAGCCGCAAACGGGGACAATTCTCATTGAAAAAGAAGACCTATCTACGTTAAACCGGCGGGAGGTTGCCCGCCGCCTGGGTTACGTGGCGCAAAGATACGAAAGTGGCCGTTTCACAGTATTCGATGCTGTGCTTTTGGGCAGAAAACCTCACATAAAATGGAGTGCTACCCCAAGAGACCTGAAAATAGTCCAAGATGTTTTACAGGTCCTTGGTATGGAGGAACTTTCACTTCGCTACCTCGACGAGCTGAGCGGAGGAGAGCTTCAGAAAGTTGTCATAGCAAGGGCCCTGGCCCAGGAGCCGCGGGTACTTCTGCTGGACGAACCCACCAGCAACCTGGACTTAAAGAATCAGTTCGAGGTGCTAAAGATTGTAAAAAAAGCTGCCAAGGAACAAAACATTGCAGTGGTGGTAGTAATGCATGATTTAAACCTTGCAATGCGGTTTGCCGATAAATTCCTCCTTTTGAAAAACGGGACGATCTTCGCCTGCGGGGGAATGGAAATAATGACGCCGGAAAACATAGCCAGTGTCTACGGAGTTCAAGTAACGGTGGAAAGGCTTGCGGGAATCCCTGTAGTTGTGCCCCTGTAG
- a CDS encoding FecCD family ABC transporter permease, with translation MRHLAMENMQESYLRYTQRKVFIICLLFLLTILLGVYAINAGSAKASPSQVLLTLLGKTQGHLNIIIWNIRLPRVLAAITAGAGLSVAGCVMQSILRNPLASPFTLGVSQGAAFGAAVAIIALGAGSAHSASADAVIINNPYLVTISAFVGAMATTVVVLFLAQIKGVTPEAMVLAGVALSSLFSAATIILQYFASDVQVASIVFWTFGDIGRASWRDLEIMAVVTGAALIYFMANRWNYNALYGGEETAKGLGVDVEKIRMAGMFVASLVTAVTVSFLGIIGFIGLVGPHIMRRILGGDHRFLIPASSLMGGLLLLASDTLARTIISPVVLPVGAITSFMGAPLFLYLLSRGYSKR, from the coding sequence ATGCGGCATCTAGCAATGGAAAACATGCAGGAAAGTTATCTGAGGTATACCCAAAGAAAAGTTTTCATCATTTGCCTGCTTTTTCTTTTAACTATTCTGCTTGGCGTATACGCCATCAATGCTGGTTCTGCGAAAGCTTCGCCGTCCCAGGTATTGTTGACGTTGCTTGGCAAAACACAGGGACATTTAAATATAATTATCTGGAATATCCGGCTGCCCCGGGTGCTGGCGGCTATCACAGCCGGGGCCGGCCTTTCCGTGGCCGGCTGTGTTATGCAAAGCATCTTGCGCAACCCCCTCGCATCTCCCTTTACACTGGGTGTTTCGCAGGGGGCAGCCTTTGGCGCAGCCGTGGCAATTATTGCCCTAGGGGCGGGAAGTGCCCACAGCGCCAGTGCTGACGCGGTAATCATCAACAACCCATACCTAGTTACCATTTCAGCCTTTGTGGGAGCGATGGCGACAACCGTGGTGGTTTTATTCCTGGCCCAGATCAAAGGAGTCACTCCTGAAGCGATGGTCCTAGCCGGGGTGGCTCTGAGCTCGCTTTTTTCAGCCGCCACTATTATTTTGCAGTATTTTGCCAGCGATGTGCAAGTGGCTTCGATCGTCTTCTGGACCTTCGGAGATATTGGCAGGGCTTCCTGGCGTGATCTTGAAATCATGGCCGTGGTAACCGGTGCCGCACTGATATACTTTATGGCGAACCGATGGAATTACAATGCCCTATACGGCGGGGAGGAAACGGCCAAAGGGCTGGGTGTTGATGTGGAGAAAATCAGGATGGCCGGGATGTTCGTAGCATCTCTGGTCACGGCTGTAACTGTTTCATTTCTGGGAATCATCGGTTTTATCGGGCTGGTAGGTCCGCATATAATGAGAAGGATATTGGGCGGCGATCACCGTTTTTTAATCCCGGCTTCTAGTTTAATGGGAGGGCTTTTGCTGCTTGCTTCCGATACCCTGGCCAGGACAATTATTTCCCCGGTTGTTTTACCTGTAGGGGCGATTACCTCCTTTATGGGTGCTCCGCTATTCCTTTATCTTCTCTCTAGGGGGTACAGCAAAAGATGA
- a CDS encoding methionine ABC transporter permease — MAESVKLLFSATRETIYMVAVSVLIASIFGIPLGVLLYSTDRGRILENSPLNKALGTIVNIFRSIPFVILLIMLIPFTRWLVGKSIGTTAAIVPLSVAAIPFMGRLTETALREVDRGVIEAAQAMGASPFQVITKVLIPEALPSIAAGITITAINLVGYSAMAGVIGGGGLGDLAVRYGYQRFMLDIMLYTVAILVIMVQLIQVLGDLVVKSLSKHR, encoded by the coding sequence TTGGCTGAAAGTGTAAAGCTGCTTTTTAGTGCAACCCGTGAGACTATCTACATGGTGGCGGTGTCGGTGCTCATAGCATCCATTTTCGGGATACCTCTCGGCGTCCTGCTTTATTCCACCGACAGAGGAAGGATTTTGGAAAACAGCCCCTTGAATAAAGCTTTGGGCACCATCGTCAATATATTCCGTTCCATTCCTTTCGTCATTTTGTTAATAATGCTCATTCCCTTTACCCGGTGGCTCGTGGGAAAATCCATAGGCACCACGGCCGCCATAGTTCCCCTTTCGGTGGCAGCCATTCCCTTTATGGGAAGGCTCACCGAAACGGCCTTGCGCGAGGTAGACCGCGGCGTCATCGAAGCGGCACAGGCCATGGGGGCGTCTCCTTTTCAGGTCATCACAAAAGTTTTAATCCCCGAGGCCCTGCCTTCGATCGCCGCTGGAATAACTATAACCGCCATAAACCTGGTGGGGTATTCCGCCATGGCCGGCGTGATAGGAGGTGGTGGACTAGGAGACCTGGCGGTGCGCTATGGATACCAGCGCTTCATGCTCGACATCATGCTCTACACCGTGGCAATACTCGTGATTATGGTGCAGCTCATCCAGGTCCTTGGAGATTTGGTGGTAAAGTCCCTTTCCAAACATCGTTAA
- a CDS encoding MetQ/NlpA family ABC transporter substrate-binding protein, producing MKKFLAVFLTLSILAFLLSGCGQNQSASENSANQQVQNEKVTIKVGASPVPHAEILEVVKPILEKEGINLEIVEFTDYVQPNLKLAEKELDANYFQHIPYLEEFSKEHNLDLTYIAKVHIEPMGAYSQKIKNLGELKEGATVAIPNDPTNAGRALLLLQTAGLIKLKPEEGIKATVGDIVENPKGLKITELEAATLPRVLPDVDLAVINTNYALEAGLVPTKDALIIEDANSPYVNVLVVRKGDESRPELKKLAEALNSPEVKKFIEEKYQGAVVPAF from the coding sequence ATGAAAAAATTTCTTGCGGTGTTTTTAACACTCAGCATCCTTGCATTCCTGCTTTCGGGATGCGGGCAAAATCAATCTGCCAGCGAAAATAGCGCAAATCAGCAGGTGCAAAATGAAAAAGTGACGATAAAGGTTGGAGCTTCTCCGGTGCCCCATGCCGAAATCCTGGAAGTTGTAAAGCCGATTCTGGAAAAAGAGGGGATTAATCTAGAAATTGTGGAATTTACCGACTATGTTCAGCCCAATTTGAAATTGGCAGAAAAGGAACTCGACGCCAACTATTTCCAGCACATTCCGTACCTTGAGGAGTTTTCAAAGGAGCACAATCTAGATTTGACCTACATCGCAAAGGTCCACATCGAGCCCATGGGGGCCTATTCCCAAAAGATTAAAAATCTTGGCGAACTAAAAGAAGGAGCCACCGTCGCCATACCCAACGACCCGACCAATGCCGGAAGAGCTCTTTTGCTCCTGCAAACAGCGGGACTCATTAAATTAAAGCCTGAGGAGGGGATAAAAGCTACAGTTGGCGACATTGTTGAAAATCCAAAAGGTTTGAAGATAACCGAACTTGAGGCTGCAACCCTCCCCCGGGTACTGCCGGACGTGGACCTGGCGGTGATCAATACCAACTATGCTCTGGAGGCAGGGCTCGTTCCCACAAAGGACGCGCTCATCATTGAAGATGCCAACTCGCCCTATGTAAACGTGTTGGTGGTCCGAAAAGGAGACGAATCAAGGCCGGAACTCAAAAAACTCGCCGAAGCATTGAATTCGCCCGAAGTCAAAAAGTTCATCGAAGAGAAATATCAAGGGGCCGTCGTGCCCGCCTTCTAA
- a CDS encoding aspartate/glutamate racemase family protein gives MAYFSKTFGVIAGTPQDTKMGVEFMRKKGFDAVGIPTASNPEEQNMLQYQKADTLTQKVIAIIDEFHKKNIKSIMIYCNSLSAAIDFNLVENKYPSSYILTPLQSYRNLASKYSRLIVWAANAQSLKVIEQILYESNPSIRVIGVTLLPVVNAIENLMPPEDIFEKFNLANFLPKSFGAEGLVLGCTHFPYLKKILEEKLDVTVVDPMEEVLRDFVLRLNAF, from the coding sequence ATGGCATACTTTTCCAAAACTTTCGGCGTAATCGCCGGAACGCCTCAAGACACAAAAATGGGCGTGGAATTCATGAGAAAAAAGGGGTTTGATGCGGTGGGAATTCCTACCGCCTCAAACCCCGAAGAGCAAAATATGCTGCAGTACCAAAAAGCCGATACCCTTACTCAAAAAGTCATCGCCATTATCGACGAGTTCCATAAAAAGAACATAAAAAGCATTATGATATACTGCAATTCTCTTTCGGCAGCCATAGACTTTAACCTCGTAGAAAACAAATATCCTTCTTCCTATATCTTAACACCACTTCAATCGTACCGCAACCTGGCGTCAAAATACAGCCGCCTTATCGTCTGGGCCGCCAACGCCCAGTCCCTCAAGGTCATAGAACAGATTCTATACGAAAGCAACCCATCCATCCGGGTCATCGGAGTTACCCTCCTCCCGGTGGTGAATGCCATTGAAAATTTAATGCCGCCGGAAGACATCTTCGAGAAGTTCAACCTTGCCAATTTCTTGCCAAAAAGTTTCGGAGCCGAGGGACTGGTGCTCGGCTGCACGCACTTCCCCTATTTGAAAAAAATACTCGAAGAAAAGCTCGATGTAACAGTCGTCGACCCGATGGAGGAAGTGCTGAGAGATTTCGTTTTACGCTTAAACGCATTTTAA